A region from the Tahibacter amnicola genome encodes:
- a CDS encoding diguanylate cyclase — protein sequence MNPGSVPRVLIVDDEPANVRVLAEALQGAYDLRFATDGERALGLAMALPADLILLDVVMPGLDGFELLRRLKAQPATRDVPVIFVTALSEVGEEERGFAAGAVDYITKPISPPIVRARVRTHLELKRQRDLLEQRALIDGLTGIANRRRFDEEWARRAAAAFEQRLPVGVLLVDIDHFKQYNDHYGHGPGDDCLRRVATALQESCQRAGDLAARYGGEEFVIVRAAGSTGEMDSHASQLLQAVRRLDLPHVKSSTGPRVSISIGAVERVPDLGDGRDLLENADRLLYEAKRRGRNRCVLAGADITATRVLQGEETP from the coding sequence GTGAATCCGGGCAGCGTTCCGCGAGTCCTCATCGTCGACGACGAACCGGCGAATGTGCGGGTGCTGGCGGAAGCGCTGCAGGGGGCTTACGACCTGCGTTTTGCGACCGACGGCGAGCGTGCTCTTGGTCTTGCCATGGCGTTGCCGGCCGACCTGATCCTGCTTGATGTCGTGATGCCGGGGCTGGATGGCTTTGAGCTGCTGCGCCGGCTCAAGGCGCAGCCGGCCACGCGCGATGTGCCCGTCATCTTCGTCACCGCGCTCAGCGAAGTCGGCGAGGAGGAGCGCGGTTTTGCCGCTGGCGCGGTCGACTACATTACCAAGCCGATCAGCCCGCCCATCGTGCGGGCGCGGGTGCGCACGCACCTGGAGCTCAAGCGGCAGCGCGATCTGCTGGAACAACGCGCGCTGATCGACGGGCTGACGGGCATCGCCAACCGTCGCCGGTTCGACGAGGAGTGGGCGCGGCGCGCCGCCGCGGCCTTCGAACAGCGCCTGCCAGTGGGCGTGCTCCTGGTCGATATCGATCACTTCAAGCAATACAACGACCACTACGGCCATGGACCGGGCGACGACTGCCTGCGCCGGGTGGCGACGGCCCTGCAGGAATCCTGTCAGCGCGCGGGCGACCTGGCCGCCCGCTACGGCGGCGAGGAATTTGTCATCGTCCGTGCAGCCGGCAGCACCGGTGAGATGGATAGCCATGCCAGCCAGCTGCTGCAGGCCGTGCGGCGGCTTGACCTGCCGCACGTGAAATCCAGCACCGGACCGCGGGTCAGCATCAGCATTGGCGCGGTCGAGCGCGTCCCTGACCTGGGCGATGGCCGCGACCTCTTGGAAAACGCCGATCGATTGCTGTATGAAGCCAAGCGCAGGGGGCGCAATCGGTGCGTCCTGGCGGGGGCCGACATCACGGCAACCCGGGTACTGCAGGGGGAGGAGACACCATGA